The window CCTCTGACTGGCTTCGGATCCACTCCAGGCCAAGAGATACGACTGCACGTCCGGGAAATCCGTAATGAGGTAGGGGTTACCAAAGGACACCACTGTGTGGGGCACGCCGATCCGACGCAGCTCCGTGATGAAGTCGACGAGATCCTCGGGCAGCATGAAAGAGCCGGACACGTTCACCGACGTCACGTATGTGCTGACAACCACCATGCCCTGTTCGCGTGCGCGACGGGTGAGCCCCTGGTAGATGCTCTGCTGCGTATCGGCATCGACCTCCGCCGTGGTGAGCCTTGGGTAGGTCTCGCGGAGCACACGATTGAAGTAGCGGCCGGCGAGTACGTCGGAACTTCGACGGTACGACACGGAGAGGACCCGGGCGGTGCGCGTCCCAGCGAGAGGGAGCAGGTCGCGATCGTTCTTCAGGAGTGTGAGGGCGCTCTCCGCGATCCGATTCGCCACATCTAGGTGATCGGGCACGCCCACATGCTGAGAGATCTGTTCGATCTGCACGAGTCGGTCTTCCTGGAGACTCAGGTCTTCCTTCGTGTCCAGCACTCGCATGACCGATTCATCGAGACGTCGCTCGGTAATCCGGCCTGAGCTCACCGCCTCCACGATTCCTTCCACCGCGCCTTTGACAGACGCCGGCATCAAGATGACGTCAGCGCCGGCTTCGATAGCTCGCACCGCAGCTTCGCCCGAATTGTGCTGACGGGAGATAGCCCTCATGTCCATGGCATCGGTGAAGACGATCCCGTCGAAACCCATCTCGTCACGGAGCACTGTGGTGAGCACCTCAGGGGACAACGTCGAGGGCTCTCGCCCCCCGCCGTTCAAAGAGGGCACTGCGATGTGTGCTGTCATGATGGCCCCCATGCCCGCGTCGATCGCTTCCTGGAAAGGGTGAAGCTCGACAGAGTCCATGCGCGCCCGGTCGTGAAGAATGACAGGGAGCGCGACGTGCGAGTCCGTCTCTGTGTCACCATGGCCTGGAAAGTGCTTTCCGGTCGCAATGGCCCCATTGTCCTGAACGCCCTCTATAAAGGCGATTCCCATCCGGGCGACCCGATCCGGGTCCTCGCCGAATGATCGGACGTTGATGATCGGGTTGTCCGGGTTGTTGTTGACGTCTAGTACCGGTGCGAAGGGCACGTGGATTCCTACGGCGCGGGCTTCGATCGCCGTGATCTTGCCCATTTCATAAGCGAACTCCTCGCGGCCCGTGGCACCAACAGCCATGAGAGAGGGGAAGTCCGTCGCGCCACCAAGGTCGATCGCACCGGGCATGTGAATGGCTCCGCGCATGCGAAAGCCCGCGCCTGTCTCGAGGTCCGCGGCAACGAGCAGCGGAATCTCCGAGTGGCGTTGGAGGTCGTTCAATTTAGCGGCGACGTCGTACGGAGTCCCGACGGACATGATGACCCCGCCGATCCCCTGCTCTTCGATGTACGTGAGCATCCGTTCGTGACTGCCGGACCCCTCCGGCGCGAAGTCACCGAGGACCCATGGCATGATGAGCTGACCGGCCTTCTCCGCGATGGTCAGGTCAGCAAGCGTGCCCTCCGCCCAACTCCGCCTGTCCAGAGGCGTTGGTGCGGGTTCCTCTGCCACCAGGCTGTCGAAGACGGCATAGAGGCCTGCGGCGAGTGTCTCGTCAGCGGCTTCGAAAGAGGGTGGACTGCCAGCGGGTTCAATCGGGTCACCCGACCCAGAGAAAGCGCGGCACGAGGCCAGGGTCACTGCGAGAAGACCGGCGGCCAAGCCGCGGGTCCACGGAACGAAAAGCGGAAGCGTGTGGTGCGTCATTCCTTCCGTAGATGCCTCGATTCAGCGGGATGCGTTGACGGGGTCCAATGTGACCCCGATGCTAGCCTCATGTCACGCTTACAATACCGGCGCATCACGCGCTCAAGCGGGAGACGCGCGGAAACTACCCGCTACCGGAACCCCCGACAATCTGCGCTGCTTGGGCTGTTTTCCACATTCCTGGCCGCCGCGTGCACCGGCACCCAGGGTGACGCTGCAGAACAATCTGTAAGCGCTATATCCCTCGACATCCGACCGGGCATCGAGGTTCTGCTGGACGACTCGCTGCACCTGGTTCAGGGGCTTCGGATCGGCCTTGTCACGAATCACACGGGAATCGACCGAGCAGGCAGGACGAACATCGATCTTCTGGCTGAGCACGAAGAAATCGACCTAGTCGCTTTGTACTCACCCGAGCATGGGATCCGGGGAAAAGAAAGGGCTGGCGCTGCGATCGAGAGCGGGTTCGACGAACAGACCGGCCTGCCTGTCCATTCTCTCTACGGGGAGACGCGGAAACCGACGACTGCAATGCTCGAAGGTGTAGACGTGCTGCTTTTCGATATGCAGGACATTGGGGCCCGGTACTACACCTATGTCTCAACTATGGCGCTGGCCATGACGGCAGCCGGGGAGCACGGCATACCGTTCGTCGTCCTCGACCGACCTAACCCGATTCGAGGTGATGTCGTGCAGGGAACGGTGCTGGACCCCGAGTACAGCACATTCGTCGGCATGTATCCAGTACCCATGCGCCATGGAATGACGCCCGGCGAGCTCGCTCGAATGTACGTCGGTGCTTTCGGCATCCAAGCAGACCTCATGGTCGTCCCAGTCGACGGCTGGACCCGCGACGTGATCTTCGACGATACCGGCCTGCCCTGGGTCCCACCTTCACCGAACATTCCCACCGTCGCGAGTGCCCTGGCCTATCCAGGCACCTGCCTCTTCGAAGGAACGCCGCTCTCGGTTGGCCGTGGCACCGACCGGGCGTTTCAGTGGATCGGCGCGCCGTGGCTCGACGGAAATGCGTTGGCCGCGGCACTGAACTTGTACGAGATCGAAGGCGTGCATTTCGAGGGCGTACGTTTCACGCCGACCAATGCCGGTGACGGAAAATTCGAGGGGAAGGAGGTGGGCGGAGTCATGCTGGTGCCTGAATCGACGGACTACGACGCGTCCGCGGCGGCTGTGGCGATGCTGGTCGAGACGTACCGTGTGTCGGGAGATCGATGGAGCTGGTTCGTTGCTCACTTTGATCGGCTCGCCGGTACGGATGCTCTGCGACTCGGGATCGAATCAGGGGCGGGCTTCGAGACGCTGACCGCCGGATGGGCTCCCGACCTCGCCAGCTTCGAACGGCTACGCGCGCCCTACCTGATCTACGAATGATGATGGAACGATCGTCGGCGACATGGGGCTGTCCGATGCCCAGGACACATTATACGTCGACGGTCTCTACCGAATTCCGACACCAACGACGTTGGGCGAAAGCGGCGGACTCGATGCCGGCCGGGCGGTAGTCAGTCGCTTCAGTCAGGCCGGCCGATGGCAGCACCCCAGGCCCCGTCTTCGAGTTCGACGGCGGCATCCTAGTCGCAGAGGCGACACGCGATGTCACCACGCGCATCCAGGCAGTCGATGAAAAAGGCGTAGGTCTCTCCACCAACGAAGGCTCACGAGCGATCCGGCAAACTGGGTCTCAGTGCGTGTCGAACAGCCGCTGGACCTCGACCGCATCCAGATCTCTCGTCCGGGCAAGCATGAGCAATACGCGCGCCTTGTGCGGTGGCAGGTCGCCGGCGGCCACGATCCCCTGCGTCGGATCGGCCACGGAGGCCATGACCCGACCTTCGGGTACACGCGAGGCATACACGACCAGGACGCCACTTTCGGCAAGCGCCGACACCGCCGCTCGCATAGCCGGGCTCGCTCGGCCACCGCCGAATGCCTGGATCACGACCCCCGCCACATCGGACCCGATCAGCGCGCGGACCGTTTCGGCGGTCGTGCCGGCGTAGTCGGAGATGATCGGCACATTAGGCAAAGCCTCCACGCTCGCCGCCAGATGCAGCTCGGACTGGAACGTGTGCCGAGTCGTAATCAATCTTCGGTACAGGAGCCGATCAGCATCCACGACGCCGAGAGCACCCCACTCCGACGAAGCGAAAGTGTCGACCCGGTTGTTGTCGGTCTTACGGACGTCCCGAGCAGAGTGCACTTCGTCGTTCAAGACAACGAGGACTCCCTTGCCCCACGAGTCCCTAGACACTGCGACACGGACGCCCGACAGTAGATTCGCAGGCCCGTCTGCCGAGACCGCTGAGGCAACTCGCATGGAGCCGACCATGACGACGGGCCGCTGGTCCGTGACGGTAAGATGGAGAAAATAGCCGGTCTCCTCCATCGTGTCCGTGCCGTGCATTACGACGACCCCCGCCAGCGCTCGATCTCCCGCGAGACGCTCGTTCACCCGCCGGGACAGTCTCAGCCAGTGATCCGGCGTCATGGCGGACGACCCGACCCGACTGAACTCCTCGACCTCGAGCTGGGCCACATCAGCCAGCTGCGGCACAGCCTCGACGATCTGGGCGCCGGTCAGCTGTCC of the Longimicrobiales bacterium genome contains:
- a CDS encoding DUF1343 domain-containing protein, whose product is MSRLQYRRITRSSGRRAETTRYRNPRQSALLGLFSTFLAAACTGTQGDAAEQSVSAISLDIRPGIEVLLDDSLHLVQGLRIGLVTNHTGIDRAGRTNIDLLAEHEEIDLVALYSPEHGIRGKERAGAAIESGFDEQTGLPVHSLYGETRKPTTAMLEGVDVLLFDMQDIGARYYTYVSTMALAMTAAGEHGIPFVVLDRPNPIRGDVVQGTVLDPEYSTFVGMYPVPMRHGMTPGELARMYVGAFGIQADLMVVPVDGWTRDVIFDDTGLPWVPPSPNIPTVASALAYPGTCLFEGTPLSVGRGTDRAFQWIGAPWLDGNALAAALNLYEIEGVHFEGVRFTPTNAGDGKFEGKEVGGVMLVPESTDYDASAAAVAMLVETYRVSGDRWSWFVAHFDRLAGTDALRLGIESGAGFETLTAGWAPDLASFERLRAPYLIYE
- a CDS encoding asparaginase; translated protein: MSLVLVACVAWHTAVPAVGHAQDAAPNGALPRVLVIATGGTIAGQAQGGQLTGAQIVEAVPQLADVAQLEVEEFSRVGSSAMTPDHWLRLSRRVNERLAGDRALAGVVVMHGTDTMEETGYFLHLTVTDQRPVVMVGSMRVASAVSADGPANLLSGVRVAVSRDSWGKGVLVVLNDEVHSARDVRKTDNNRVDTFASSEWGALGVVDADRLLYRRLITTRHTFQSELHLAASVEALPNVPIISDYAGTTAETVRALIGSDVAGVVIQAFGGGRASPAMRAAVSALAESGVLVVYASRVPEGRVMASVADPTQGIVAAGDLPPHKARVLLMLARTRDLDAVEVQRLFDTH
- a CDS encoding glycoside hydrolase family 3 protein gives rise to the protein MTHHTLPLFVPWTRGLAAGLLAVTLASCRAFSGSGDPIEPAGSPPSFEAADETLAAGLYAVFDSLVAEEPAPTPLDRRSWAEGTLADLTIAEKAGQLIMPWVLGDFAPEGSGSHERMLTYIEEQGIGGVIMSVGTPYDVAAKLNDLQRHSEIPLLVAADLETGAGFRMRGAIHMPGAIDLGGATDFPSLMAVGATGREEFAYEMGKITAIEARAVGIHVPFAPVLDVNNNPDNPIINVRSFGEDPDRVARMGIAFIEGVQDNGAIATGKHFPGHGDTETDSHVALPVILHDRARMDSVELHPFQEAIDAGMGAIMTAHIAVPSLNGGGREPSTLSPEVLTTVLRDEMGFDGIVFTDAMDMRAISRQHNSGEAAVRAIEAGADVILMPASVKGAVEGIVEAVSSGRITERRLDESVMRVLDTKEDLSLQEDRLVQIEQISQHVGVPDHLDVANRIAESALTLLKNDRDLLPLAGTRTARVLSVSYRRSSDVLAGRYFNRVLRETYPRLTTAEVDADTQQSIYQGLTRRAREQGMVVVSTYVTSVNVSGSFMLPEDLVDFITELRRIGVPHTVVSFGNPYLITDFPDVQSYLLAWSGSEASQRAAGRALLGQTQIAGRIPTRIPPMFEIGDGLSIPSKAQNTGGR